The genomic interval CCTGCAATGGATTGAAGATATTGAATGGCCTCTACGGGATGGGGGAAGCTCTTGTCGTTTACTTTTATTAACTGTCCTTTTTCAAAACCCAGTTTTACCTGCTCACTATCCTGCCGGGTGCAAGGTGTAGGCCAGGCTTCCTCGGGGAGCATGCCTTTGGAGGAAAGGGTCTCTTTTCCGCCTACACTCGTTCCCCACAGACCTTTATTGATGGAATAGACCGCCTTGTCAAAATTCATGTGTACGCCTTTTGCCTTGAGGTAGGCGATCTCTTCTTCGCGGCTCAGTTTCAGGTCGCGGATCGGGGTAATGATCTCTACCCCGGGAATCGTGATATGAAAGATCATGTCAAACCGAACCTGGTCATTCCCCGCGCCGGTACTTCCATGGGCCACTGCATCGGCTCCCACTTTTTTTACATGCTCGGCAATATGCAGGGCCTGGCTCAACCTTTCGGCACTTACACTCAGGGGATAGGTATTGTTCTTAAGCACGTTACCAAATACCAGGTATTTGATGATCCGGTCGTAGTAGGTGTGTACTGCATCCACCGTAGTATGGGATTTAACCCCCAGGGCATAGGCATGGGCCTCGATGCGTTTGAGTTCATCGGCATCAAATCCTCCTGTATTGACAATGATGCTATGTACGGCATAGCCTTTCTCTTCGCTCAGGTATTTCACGCAGTATGAGGTATCTAATCCTCCGCTGAATCCTAAAACGATCTTTTTGCTCATGGTTCCTTTATTTACAGGTGAAACAGATAGTGGAAGAATGACTTTGGTTTGCTTTGGCCATTCCCTCCACCGTTTTCCTTTTTCAGGAAGGGTTTGAGGAACCGCCATTTTTTGATCCGTATCAGCCGTTCAAAGAGATTCTTATTTTCAGCAAAGAATTTGCTGGTCTCCTCCGGCTCATAGTGGTCTTTGGGATCATACAGCATACCGGTACAGAAACAGTTCTTTCTTTCCTTGCTCATCAGGATCTCGTAGTTGACACAGCTTTTACAACCGGCCCAAA from Chitinophagales bacterium carries:
- the argG gene encoding argininosuccinate synthase, which translates into the protein MSKKIVLGFSGGLDTSYCVKYLSEEKGYAVHSIIVNTGGFDADELKRIEAHAYALGVKSHTTVDAVHTYYDRIIKYLVFGNVLKNNTYPLSVSAERLSQALHIAEHVKKVGADAVAHGSTGAGNDQVRFDMIFHITIPGVEIITPIRDLKLSREEEIAYLKAKGVHMNFDKAVYSINKGLWGTSVGGKETLSSKGMLPEEAWPTPCTRQDSEQVKLGFEKGQLIKVNDKSFPHPVEAIQYLQSIAGPFAIGRDIHVGDTIIGIKGRVGFEAAAPMIILKAHHALEKHVLTKWQLQWKDQLAQFYGNWLHEGQILDPVMRDIEAFLENSQQQVTGDVFVQLLPYRFQVTGIESAYDLMSSKFGKYGEMNTGFTGDDVRGFSKIFGNQTSIYYSVKTTADE